The proteins below come from a single Leptotrichia sp. oral taxon 223 genomic window:
- a CDS encoding GNAT family N-acetyltransferase has protein sequence MDIRKKSETISLQKLREKLKDDDFIKEKILKTFKSRNRNSIEDFLHNKAIDFEKKSLSATHIIYNKEGTEILEYFTFANKSLIIEKENFLNLSKTQQKRFSQSGRRLKDGSYVVNSFLLAQIGKNYNISDKNMITGNEIISLAHELLLIVKKIINTKYLWLECEDNSSLIRFYSNYGFNLIKEFSSENKLRTMILRLDNF, from the coding sequence TTGGATATAAGGAAAAAGAGTGAAACTATATCGTTGCAGAAATTAAGAGAAAAATTGAAAGACGATGACTTTATAAAAGAAAAAATTTTAAAGACTTTTAAAAGTAGAAATAGAAATAGTATTGAGGATTTTCTACATAATAAAGCTATAGATTTTGAGAAAAAATCACTTTCTGCGACACATATTATTTACAATAAAGAGGGAACGGAAATATTGGAGTATTTTACATTTGCAAATAAAAGTTTAATTATTGAAAAAGAAAATTTTCTTAATCTTAGTAAGACACAACAGAAAAGATTTTCACAGAGTGGAAGAAGATTGAAAGATGGAAGTTATGTTGTGAATAGTTTTTTGCTGGCACAAATAGGGAAAAATTATAATATTTCTGATAAAAATATGATAACAGGTAATGAAATAATATCATTGGCACATGAATTATTATTAATTGTGAAAAAAATTATAAATACGAAATATTTATGGTTAGAATGTGAAGACAATAGTTCACTAATAAGATTTTATTCAAATTATGGATTTAATCTGATAAAAGAATTTAGTTCAGAAAATAAATTAAGAACAATGATACTAAGGTTAGATAATTTTTAA
- a CDS encoding S-4TM family putative pore-forming effector — translation MNNKSIYELQNEGEILKCLVRQRELYGISEQWGMVKFIFTIILIPLFSIFKNNIIMFKLYVVLVLSIPLINSFINNMSNKLKNRAAEIQQYIDVKLYSTVTNENLKKWGKLLGKTEISKEISKIDKKKIEKEKVKNWYSDYSKKEAILQIFYSQKENISWNLEQIKNYKMLCNIALYGVYIILILIAIFINNLLDENFLKLILWIPSFLNYLHSIVNNLNDDIQKIEIINKMSRIIEEELIEIKNYDKLIDLQNKIFELRKKIYKIPNWFYKINHIKNQEREDNVAKNINQ, via the coding sequence ATGAATAATAAAAGTATATATGAATTACAAAATGAAGGTGAAATATTAAAATGTTTGGTTAGACAAAGAGAGTTGTATGGTATATCAGAACAATGGGGAATGGTAAAATTTATATTTACAATCATACTTATTCCTTTATTTAGTATATTTAAAAATAATATAATTATGTTTAAACTATACGTTGTTTTGGTATTATCTATACCGCTTATTAATAGTTTTATAAATAATATGTCAAATAAATTAAAAAATAGAGCTGCAGAAATACAACAATATATTGATGTAAAATTATATAGTACTGTAACAAATGAGAATTTAAAAAAATGGGGAAAACTTTTAGGAAAAACTGAAATATCAAAAGAAATTAGTAAAATAGACAAAAAAAAAATCGAAAAAGAAAAAGTAAAAAATTGGTATAGTGATTATTCTAAAAAAGAGGCTATTTTACAAATATTTTATTCTCAAAAAGAAAATATTAGTTGGAATTTAGAGCAAATAAAAAATTATAAAATGCTTTGTAATATAGCACTTTATGGCGTATATATAATTCTGATTTTAATAGCAATATTTATAAATAATTTATTAGATGAGAATTTTTTAAAGCTGATTCTTTGGATTCCAAGTTTTTTAAATTATTTACATAGCATTGTAAATAACTTAAATGATGATATACAAAAAATTGAAATCATAAATAAAATGAGTAGAATAATAGAAGAAGAGCTAATAGAAATAAAAAATTATGATAAATTAATAGATTTACAAAATAAAATTTTTGAATTAAGAAAAAAAATATATAAAATTCCAAATTGGTTTTATAAAATAAATCATATAAAAAATCAAGAAAGAGAAGATAATGTTGCCAAAAATATAAATCAATGA
- a CDS encoding nucleotidyltransferase, with protein sequence MTVSEAFDKFMKEKVNLDSELVKKARKSRDNLLDNIQEFSGNNFFDLYKDINIQFGSFARKTKCRELDDIDLMIGLMGAGATYYSNDNWDNVKINANMSYEYQKECSNLDGTLNSIKVIEKFKTKLKDVREYKKSEINRRSEAVVLNLISKDWSFDIVPCFITVEESNGKNYYLIPNGGGNWKKTDPRKDKEKVTEVNQKFNGKVLELIRLAKKWNKENGHKISSYLLETMIINFCEKQGRLEGFVDLDFRNLLQYISNNIFFIVKDMKEIQEDINTLSNDEKEIIKEKTLKHYEKATEAIEYERNKEYEKSIKKWKEIFGEDFPDYE encoded by the coding sequence ATGACAGTAAGTGAAGCATTTGATAAATTCATGAAAGAAAAAGTTAATTTAGATTCTGAATTGGTAAAAAAAGCTAGAAAGAGTAGAGATAATTTATTGGATAATATACAAGAATTTAGTGGAAATAATTTTTTTGATTTATACAAAGATATAAATATACAATTCGGTTCTTTTGCAAGAAAAACGAAATGTAGAGAATTAGATGATATTGATTTAATGATAGGTTTAATGGGAGCAGGAGCAACTTATTATTCAAATGATAATTGGGATAATGTTAAAATAAATGCAAATATGTCTTATGAATATCAAAAAGAATGCAGTAATCTTGATGGAACTCTAAATAGTATAAAAGTTATAGAAAAATTTAAAACCAAATTAAAAGATGTTAGAGAGTATAAAAAATCAGAAATAAATAGACGTTCTGAAGCTGTAGTATTGAATTTAATATCGAAAGATTGGTCTTTTGATATAGTTCCATGTTTTATTACAGTAGAAGAAAGTAATGGAAAAAATTATTATTTAATTCCAAATGGAGGTGGAAATTGGAAAAAAACAGATCCAAGAAAAGATAAGGAAAAAGTTACGGAAGTTAATCAGAAGTTTAATGGGAAAGTTCTTGAATTAATAAGATTAGCTAAAAAATGGAATAAGGAAAATGGTCATAAAATATCCTCGTATCTTTTAGAAACTATGATTATTAATTTTTGTGAAAAACAAGGAAGATTAGAAGGTTTTGTTGATTTAGATTTTAGGAATTTGTTACAATATATTTCAAACAATATTTTTTTTATAGTTAAAGATATGAAAGAAATACAAGAAGATATAAATACTTTATCAAATGATGAAAAAGAGATAATTAAAGAGAAAACTTTAAAACATTATGAAAAAGCTACAGAAGCAATAGAATATGAACGGAATAAAGAATATGAAAAATCAATAAAAAAATGGAAAGAGATTTTTGGAGAGGATTTTCCTGATTATGAATAA
- the pglX gene encoding BREX-1 system adenine-specific DNA-methyltransferase PglX gives MDKVALRNFAVNAKEKMEDDIKRKLELMGITEKGTGEETVKEDDYLKINGQEFNEKEVKQREKIIEVLKAREKDEDFKKCFDELVEEIAYTWFNRIIAIRFMEVNDYIPDGIRILSSDRENDREPQIIREVFDTDLEFSNDEKNYVYKLKEENKIEELFKFLFIKKCNKLNEILPELFEETEDYSELLLPISINDEEGILRKLVDEVPEESFDVEKEGQIEVIGWLYQYYNEEKKKEVDQKTKKGKKVEQDDIPAKTQLFTPKWIVKYMVENSLGNLWLEGHPNENLEEKWKFLVKREKQEEEIESKLEKLNENYKKMKLEEIKIIDPCMGSGHILVYAFDVLMDIYSNLGYSNRDAVQSILENNIYGLDIDKRAYQLAYFALMMKAREYYKRIFSKKLELNICYTKESKDINKEIIDFISNGNNKIKEELDLIYNSFLDAREYGSLIEAPKIDYNEIKNRLSEIENTDFYNLFDELKKEEIKNKFYYVIKTSEILSKKYEVVATNPPYMGSSIMDSKLSKYTKKNYPDSKMDMFAVFIEKCNSLTDKNGFCSMITMHGWMFLSSYEKLREKMTLIETLNMVHLGTRAFDEISGEVVQTTIWIQRKNKINNFKGSYIRLVDFPGEKNKRNKFLETIENKDKKYYFRKAKENFEKIPGMPIGYWASENLLEDFEKGIKTSELIEPKQGLATADNDRFLRQWYEVEEEKISYNTKSITETENNEYKWYPYNKGGERRQWYGNYDYLVNWKNNGNEIRNFKDGNGKLRSRPQNTEYYFKEAVTWSDITSGGFAIRYREEGSIHDVTGMSAFSDSTFKLKYVLGLLSTKISDYIFKILNPTIHLQIGNFSNFPVIENEKIKPKVISIVDDCIKISKYDWNTFETAWDFKVSPLVNIERYVEEFDNVKIGENGNVENKKIDKTQITLIEEAYSQYKEFTNNQFLKLKENEEELNRIFIDIYRLQDELTSDVSDKDITIAKIFDTDDEINDEIKGNNYVLTKADVVKQFISYAFGCMFGRYSPDEEGLAFAGGEFDKNKYIKFIPDEDNCIPITDSEYFSDDIVTRFVEFVKTVYGEETLEENLKFIAQALSNKNDVPKDIIREYFLKSFYDDHLKRYKKRPIYWLYDAGKKNGFKALIYMHRYNEQTTAKVRIGYLHELQKHYERRASFLKDEIESNNNRKKAEQELKKIKLQLDECKQFDEKMNHLSSEYISIDLDDGVKVNYEKVQTGRDGKKYEILGKVK, from the coding sequence ATGGACAAAGTCGCATTAAGAAATTTTGCAGTAAATGCAAAAGAAAAAATGGAAGATGATATAAAAAGAAAATTGGAATTGATGGGGATTACTGAAAAAGGGACAGGAGAAGAAACTGTAAAAGAAGACGACTATCTGAAGATTAATGGACAGGAATTTAATGAAAAGGAAGTCAAACAGAGGGAAAAAATAATTGAGGTATTAAAAGCAAGAGAGAAAGATGAAGATTTTAAGAAATGTTTTGATGAATTGGTTGAGGAAATAGCATATACCTGGTTTAACAGAATTATTGCTATTAGATTTATGGAAGTGAATGATTATATTCCTGATGGAATAAGAATTTTATCTTCTGACAGGGAAAATGACAGGGAACCTCAAATAATAAGGGAAGTATTTGATACAGACCTGGAATTTTCAAATGATGAAAAAAATTATGTATATAAGTTAAAAGAAGAGAACAAAATAGAAGAGCTTTTCAAATTTTTATTTATAAAAAAATGTAATAAACTTAATGAAATATTGCCTGAATTATTTGAAGAAACTGAAGATTATTCAGAGTTGCTTTTGCCAATTTCGATAAATGATGAAGAGGGGATTTTGAGAAAGTTAGTGGATGAAGTACCTGAAGAGAGCTTTGATGTGGAAAAAGAGGGACAGATTGAGGTTATTGGGTGGCTTTATCAGTATTATAATGAAGAAAAGAAAAAGGAAGTAGACCAAAAAACTAAAAAAGGAAAAAAAGTGGAACAGGATGATATCCCTGCAAAGACACAGTTATTTACACCAAAATGGATAGTAAAATATATGGTGGAAAATAGTTTAGGGAATTTATGGCTGGAAGGACATCCAAATGAAAATTTAGAGGAAAAATGGAAATTTCTTGTAAAAAGAGAAAAACAGGAAGAAGAAATTGAAAGTAAACTGGAAAAACTGAATGAAAATTATAAGAAAATGAAATTAGAAGAAATAAAAATAATAGATCCATGTATGGGAAGTGGACATATACTTGTCTACGCTTTTGATGTATTAATGGATATTTATTCAAATTTAGGTTATTCCAACAGAGATGCTGTTCAGTCAATACTGGAAAATAATATTTATGGTCTTGATATAGATAAAAGAGCATATCAGTTGGCATATTTTGCTTTAATGATGAAGGCAAGAGAATATTATAAAAGAATTTTTTCTAAAAAATTGGAATTAAATATCTGTTATACAAAAGAAAGTAAGGATATTAATAAAGAAATAATAGATTTTATTTCAAATGGAAATAATAAAATAAAAGAAGAACTTGATTTAATTTATAATTCATTTTTAGATGCAAGAGAATATGGGAGCTTAATAGAAGCACCAAAAATAGATTATAATGAAATAAAAAATAGATTATCAGAAATAGAAAATACAGATTTCTATAATTTATTTGATGAATTAAAAAAAGAAGAAATAAAAAATAAATTTTATTATGTAATAAAAACATCAGAAATACTATCAAAAAAATATGAAGTAGTTGCAACAAATCCACCATATATGGGGAGTTCAATAATGGACTCCAAGCTATCAAAGTATACAAAAAAGAATTATCCAGATAGTAAGATGGATATGTTTGCTGTGTTTATTGAGAAATGTAATAGTTTAACTGATAAAAATGGATTTTGTTCAATGATTACAATGCATGGGTGGATGTTTTTATCAAGTTATGAGAAACTAAGGGAAAAAATGACATTAATAGAAACACTGAATATGGTACATCTAGGAACAAGAGCTTTCGATGAAATAAGCGGTGAAGTAGTACAGACAACTATATGGATTCAAAGAAAAAATAAAATAAATAACTTCAAGGGAAGCTATATAAGATTAGTTGATTTTCCAGGAGAAAAAAATAAAAGAAATAAGTTTTTAGAAACGATAGAAAATAAAGATAAAAAATATTATTTTAGAAAAGCAAAAGAAAACTTTGAAAAAATACCAGGAATGCCAATAGGATATTGGGCTAGTGAAAATTTGTTGGAAGATTTTGAAAAAGGAATAAAAACTTCTGAACTAATAGAGCCAAAACAAGGATTAGCGACAGCAGATAATGATAGATTTTTAAGACAGTGGTATGAAGTGGAAGAAGAGAAAATAAGCTATAATACAAAATCAATAACTGAAACAGAAAATAATGAATATAAATGGTATCCATATAATAAAGGTGGAGAAAGACGACAATGGTATGGAAACTACGATTATTTAGTGAATTGGAAAAATAATGGTAATGAAATAAGGAATTTTAAGGATGGTAATGGGAAGTTAAGATCAAGACCACAAAATACAGAATATTATTTTAAAGAAGCAGTTACTTGGTCTGATATAACAAGTGGAGGATTTGCAATACGATACAGAGAAGAAGGAAGTATACATGATGTAACAGGAATGTCAGCATTTTCAGATAGTACTTTTAAACTAAAATATGTATTGGGATTATTGTCTACAAAAATTTCAGATTACATATTTAAAATTTTAAATCCAACTATTCATTTACAAATTGGTAATTTTTCTAATTTCCCAGTTATAGAAAACGAAAAAATAAAACCAAAAGTAATTTCAATAGTTGATGACTGTATCAAAATCTCAAAATATGACTGGAATACATTTGAGACGGCATGGGATTTTAAAGTAAGTCCATTGGTTAATATTGAAAGATATGTGGAAGAATTTGATAATGTAAAAATAGGAGAAAATGGGAATGTTGAAAATAAGAAAATTGATAAAACACAAATAACATTAATAGAAGAAGCATATAGTCAATATAAAGAATTTACAAATAATCAGTTTTTAAAATTGAAGGAAAATGAAGAGGAATTAAATAGAATTTTTATTGATATTTATAGACTGCAGGATGAACTGACTTCAGATGTAAGTGATAAAGATATAACAATAGCTAAAATATTTGATACAGATGATGAAATAAATGATGAAATTAAAGGGAATAACTATGTTCTGACAAAAGCAGATGTTGTAAAACAATTTATTTCCTATGCTTTTGGATGTATGTTCGGGCGTTATTCACCTGATGAGGAAGGACTTGCATTTGCAGGAGGAGAATTTGATAAAAATAAATATATCAAATTTATCCCTGATGAAGATAACTGTATTCCAATTACAGACAGTGAATATTTTAGTGATGATATTGTTACAAGATTTGTAGAATTTGTAAAAACAGTCTATGGAGAAGAAACGCTTGAAGAAAATCTTAAATTTATCGCACAGGCCTTGTCTAATAAAAATGATGTTCCAAAAGATATTATAAGAGAATATTTCTTGAAAAGTTTTTATGACGATCATCTGAAAAGATACAAAAAAAGACCAATTTACTGGCTTTATGATGCAGGGAAGAAAAATGGATTTAAGGCATTGATTTATATGCACCGTTATAATGAACAGACTACAGCAAAAGTTAGAATTGGATATTTACATGAGCTACAGAAACATTATGAAAGAAGGGCAAGTTTTCTGAAGGATGAAATTGAAAGTAATAACAACAGAAAAAAAGCTGAGCAGGAGCTGAAAAAGATAAAATTACAGCTTGATGAATGTAAACAATTTGATGAGAAGATGAATCACTTGTCTTCAGAATATATTTCGATTGATTTGGATGACGGAGTGAAGGTCAATTATGAAAAAGTGCAGACTGGCCGTGATGGGAAGAAGTATGAGATATTGGGGAAGGTAAAATAA
- the brxC gene encoding BREX system P-loop protein BrxC, with translation MKIREMFKKPIDRDIKGVIKVGQKEEENIKQELEEYVVTNELQKHFRDFFSAYGKGISGNTDDMGVWISGFFGSGKSHLLKILSYLLSNKEINGKKAIDYFLEDNKVKDEMVIADMKRACQTSTDSILFNIDSKSESTGNKGKDDILKVFLKVFNEMQGFSPKPHVADLERELVSAGKYEEFKEKFEEISRKNWEERRNNFNFETSKVKKALAEIGFMTEEEANNWIESSRKDYSISIEDFAKMIDKYIKKKGNNHHVIFFVDEVGQYIGENTDLMLNLQTVTEDLGVYCKGKAWVVVTSQQAIDSITKVKGNDFSKIQGRFKTRISLTSTDVSEVIKKRILEKNEYAEKELSLVYSEKESVIRNLILFDDTVEKKIYSDIKDFQKVYPFIPYQFKILSHVLTSIREHSSSGKHLSEGERSMLAMFKEGAEKYKEDETGVLVSFDKFYDGLQSFLDHSHSVIITGAMKNSYINSENKENCFNVNVLKVLFMIKYVKEIKGTLENITTLMVEDINEDRIVLKEKVKEALDVLIKQTLVQKSGDVYIFLTNEEQEVEKMIDKIDVDMNEILRKISEKIFDKFYSEKKYQSPKFKDYTFSFNQKVDDNARGKDTYDIGINIVTPNSDYSGNESSLLMKSTQENSVFIDLGENSFYINAIEMDIKIEKFLKSGEADDLPQGSIIKEKKSTERKEHIERSERMLEEALRNAKYYVGGNNLSLNAKDYKTKITEALGKLVNKVYNKLDYITKSMGESDIREIFEDREDTLITAERKKDNVNAIQEVVNHIKLKKDKGLKINIKEVKDYFSKAPFGWNDRDIEWIVARAFKDGEIELKRNGNNLSLLNETSENIIESIVKKDSGERVYLEIKEKIDNKSIRAMKTVADELFGKSIDSEDTDKMVRDFKELTRAKLTEIEDLERNYKNKNYPGKDVLENGERLLKRILVLKDTREIFDEILGHEDDYCDYVEDVEPIDKFFAGEQKNIWDESVKLYEKYTVSKNYFSDEEIEQIVRDINKILNDKKPYNKIKDLNELNKKFTENYNQILSERRNPILEKIKETKEITLDRLYTENEELKEKFTKKVEESFSEILRNAEKSENIREIETFDKEASNLKSKLLDEFEKQEEEIRVNLKTDDAVEESPAIPIRIKKPKVIGIAKINKDRVWKIQSKEDIESYLEKLRKKLEKELEESEIVEVEF, from the coding sequence ATGAAAATAAGAGAGATGTTTAAAAAACCTATTGACAGAGATATTAAAGGAGTAATAAAAGTAGGACAGAAGGAAGAGGAAAATATAAAGCAGGAACTGGAAGAATATGTAGTAACAAATGAATTGCAGAAACATTTTAGGGATTTTTTTTCAGCATATGGTAAGGGAATTAGTGGAAATACAGATGATATGGGAGTTTGGATAAGCGGTTTTTTTGGAAGCGGGAAGTCACATTTGTTGAAAATACTATCTTATCTGCTTTCAAATAAAGAAATTAATGGGAAAAAAGCAATTGATTATTTTTTGGAAGATAATAAAGTAAAAGATGAAATGGTTATTGCAGATATGAAAAGAGCTTGTCAAACTTCGACAGACTCTATTTTATTTAATATTGATTCTAAAAGTGAAAGTACTGGAAATAAAGGGAAAGATGATATTCTGAAAGTATTTTTGAAAGTATTTAATGAAATGCAGGGATTCTCTCCAAAACCACATGTGGCAGATTTAGAGAGGGAACTGGTTTCAGCTGGAAAATATGAGGAGTTTAAAGAAAAATTTGAAGAAATTTCCAGAAAAAATTGGGAAGAGAGAAGAAATAATTTTAACTTTGAAACTTCCAAAGTTAAAAAAGCCTTGGCAGAAATAGGATTTATGACAGAAGAAGAAGCAAATAACTGGATTGAATCTTCTAGAAAGGACTATTCCATTTCGATAGAAGATTTTGCAAAAATGATTGATAAATATATTAAGAAAAAAGGAAATAATCATCATGTAATATTTTTTGTAGATGAAGTTGGACAGTATATAGGAGAAAATACTGATTTGATGCTGAATCTGCAAACTGTAACAGAAGATTTAGGAGTATATTGTAAAGGAAAAGCATGGGTAGTAGTAACATCTCAGCAGGCTATAGACTCTATTACAAAAGTAAAAGGAAATGATTTTTCTAAAATACAGGGTAGATTTAAAACTAGAATCAGCTTAACGTCTACAGATGTGTCAGAAGTTATAAAAAAGAGAATTTTAGAAAAAAATGAATATGCTGAAAAGGAACTTTCTTTAGTTTATTCTGAAAAGGAATCAGTAATAAGAAATCTTATTCTATTTGATGATACAGTTGAAAAGAAGATTTATTCAGATATAAAAGATTTTCAGAAAGTTTATCCTTTTATTCCTTATCAGTTTAAGATACTTTCACATGTTCTGACTTCTATTCGTGAACATAGCTCAAGCGGAAAACATTTATCTGAAGGAGAGCGTTCGATGCTTGCGATGTTTAAGGAAGGAGCAGAAAAATATAAGGAAGATGAAACAGGAGTACTTGTTTCCTTCGATAAATTTTATGATGGACTTCAAAGTTTTCTGGATCACTCACATTCGGTTATCATAACAGGAGCTATGAAAAACAGCTATATCAATTCTGAAAATAAAGAAAACTGCTTTAATGTGAATGTACTTAAAGTTCTTTTTATGATTAAGTATGTTAAGGAAATAAAGGGGACACTGGAAAATATTACTACATTAATGGTTGAAGATATAAATGAAGATAGAATAGTGTTAAAGGAAAAGGTTAAGGAAGCACTAGATGTACTTATAAAACAGACACTTGTACAAAAATCTGGAGATGTGTATATATTCCTGACAAATGAAGAGCAGGAAGTAGAGAAAATGATTGATAAAATTGATGTGGATATGAATGAAATATTGAGAAAAATTTCAGAAAAAATATTTGATAAATTCTATTCAGAGAAAAAATATCAGTCACCTAAATTTAAAGATTATACTTTCTCCTTTAATCAGAAAGTTGATGACAATGCAAGAGGGAAAGATACATATGATATAGGAATAAATATAGTTACTCCAAATTCTGATTACAGTGGAAATGAAAGTTCCCTGTTAATGAAAAGTACACAGGAAAATTCAGTATTTATTGATTTAGGAGAAAATAGTTTCTATATAAATGCAATAGAGATGGATATAAAAATAGAGAAATTCTTAAAATCAGGAGAGGCTGATGATTTACCGCAAGGAAGTATCATAAAGGAAAAAAAGAGTACAGAGCGTAAGGAACATATAGAACGTTCAGAAAGAATGCTGGAAGAGGCCCTTAGAAATGCGAAATACTATGTAGGAGGAAATAACCTCTCTCTTAATGCAAAGGACTATAAAACCAAGATAACAGAAGCATTAGGGAAATTAGTAAACAAAGTATATAACAAACTGGACTATATTACAAAGTCTATGGGAGAAAGCGATATAAGGGAAATTTTTGAAGATAGGGAAGATACGTTAATTACTGCTGAAAGAAAAAAAGATAATGTAAATGCAATACAGGAAGTTGTAAATCATATAAAACTTAAAAAGGACAAGGGACTGAAAATAAATATAAAGGAAGTAAAGGATTACTTTTCAAAAGCTCCTTTTGGTTGGAATGATAGAGACATTGAATGGATAGTTGCAAGAGCATTTAAAGATGGAGAAATAGAGCTTAAAAGAAATGGAAATAACTTAAGCCTGTTAAATGAAACTTCTGAGAATATTATAGAAAGTATTGTAAAAAAAGACAGTGGAGAAAGAGTTTATCTTGAAATAAAGGAAAAGATAGATAACAAGAGCATAAGAGCAATGAAAACTGTAGCAGATGAACTGTTTGGAAAAAGTATTGATTCAGAAGACACAGATAAAATGGTGAGGGATTTTAAAGAGCTGACAAGGGCAAAACTTACTGAAATAGAAGATTTGGAAAGAAATTATAAGAATAAAAATTATCCAGGCAAGGATGTATTGGAAAATGGAGAAAGACTTTTAAAAAGAATACTTGTATTGAAAGATACAAGAGAAATATTCGATGAGATTTTAGGTCATGAAGATGACTACTGTGATTATGTTGAAGATGTGGAACCTATAGATAAGTTTTTTGCCGGAGAACAGAAAAATATATGGGATGAGTCTGTTAAACTGTATGAAAAGTATACTGTTTCTAAAAATTATTTTTCAGATGAAGAGATTGAACAAATTGTAAGAGATATAAATAAAATATTGAATGATAAAAAGCCATACAATAAAATTAAGGATTTGAATGAATTAAATAAAAAATTTACTGAAAATTATAATCAGATTTTATCTGAAAGAAGAAATCCCATTTTAGAGAAAATAAAAGAGACAAAAGAAATAACATTGGATAGACTGTATACGGAAAATGAAGAATTAAAAGAAAAGTTTACTAAAAAAGTTGAAGAAAGCTTTTCTGAAATTTTGAGAAATGCTGAAAAGTCAGAAAATATAAGGGAAATAGAAACTTTTGACAAAGAAGCTTCAAATTTGAAAAGTAAACTTCTTGATGAATTTGAAAAACAGGAAGAGGAAATAAGAGTAAACTTAAAAACAGATGATGCAGTAGAAGAAAGTCCAGCAATTCCAATAAGAATAAAGAAACCAAAAGTAATAGGAATTGCTAAAATAAATAAAGATAGAGTATGGAAAATACAAAGCAAAGAAGATATAGAAAGTTATCTTGAAAAATTGAGAAAAAAACTGGAAAAAGAACTGGAAGAGAGTGAGATTGTGGAAGTGGAATTTTAG
- a CDS encoding DUF1788 domain-containing protein produces MTKTEIDLGKIESEIGKTSFLNGKGLGNEVAYYVFDYDPKDEILVREYIDKLVKKDKEFGDGYKLKVYDVYDLMIELLESECYLEDCFEMEKNDGMNYLLESVNDLLRMNDDSNYFAEYIEENTPEKAIVFLTGVGKIFPFVRSHKILNNLHQIFDRAPVVMFYPGKYDGQSLELFGEFKDDNYYRAFPLIK; encoded by the coding sequence ATGACAAAAACAGAAATAGATTTAGGGAAAATAGAAAGTGAAATAGGAAAGACTTCTTTTTTAAATGGTAAAGGACTTGGAAATGAAGTTGCATATTATGTTTTCGATTATGATCCTAAAGATGAAATTCTTGTAAGGGAATATATAGATAAGTTAGTAAAAAAGGATAAGGAATTTGGAGATGGATATAAACTGAAAGTTTATGATGTGTATGACCTGATGATTGAACTGCTGGAATCTGAATGCTATCTGGAAGACTGCTTTGAAATGGAAAAAAATGATGGAATGAACTATCTTTTGGAGTCTGTAAATGATTTACTTCGAATGAATGATGATAGCAATTACTTTGCAGAATATATAGAAGAAAATACACCTGAAAAAGCTATTGTCTTTTTAACAGGAGTTGGAAAAATATTTCCATTTGTGCGTTCGCATAAAATATTAAATAATCTGCATCAAATTTTTGACAGAGCTCCAGTAGTGATGTTTTATCCAGGAAAATATGATGGACAGTCACTGGAATTATTTGGAGAATTTAAAGATGATAATTATTACAGGGCTTTTCCATTGATAAAGTAA
- a CDS encoding DUF1819 family protein — MRKKEYSAGIVSKGFWFLEFKKFLELLIEGKSESEIKELQDEENIFSAPSKDYGKRIISEINKRIKVLPKEIKELFFESDTGTQKVINLLSIMGTDKLFFEYVYNSYRNELLLGTKEYNPGIVMKFLKEKAEQNEDVAKFSEKTLKRMQGTYGNYLKEAGLLEEKNKEILYRKVYLDYELEKLLRENNMEMYIKTLKGEV; from the coding sequence ATGAGAAAAAAAGAATATAGTGCAGGAATTGTAAGTAAGGGATTTTGGTTTTTGGAATTTAAGAAATTTTTGGAACTTTTGATAGAGGGAAAAAGCGAAAGTGAAATTAAAGAATTACAAGATGAAGAAAATATTTTTTCTGCACCGTCAAAAGATTATGGAAAAAGAATTATAAGCGAGATAAATAAAAGAATAAAAGTACTTCCAAAAGAAATAAAGGAACTATTTTTTGAAAGTGATACGGGAACTCAAAAAGTAATAAATCTTTTATCTATAATGGGAACTGATAAATTATTTTTTGAATATGTATACAATTCATACAGAAATGAACTGTTGCTTGGAACAAAGGAATATAATCCGGGTATCGTTATGAAGTTTCTGAAGGAAAAAGCAGAGCAAAATGAAGACGTAGCAAAGTTTAGTGAAAAAACACTGAAAAGAATGCAAGGCACATATGGAAATTATTTAAAAGAAGCAGGTTTACTTGAGGAAAAAAACAAAGAGATATTATATAGAAAAGTTTATTTGGATTATGAGCTGGAAAAATTATTAAGGGAAAATAATATGGAAATGTACATAAAAACATTAAAAGGAGAAGTGTAA